Proteins encoded in a region of the Marinococcus sp. PL1-022 genome:
- a CDS encoding alpha/beta hydrolase: protein MKEKIRNELRAVLDGLPEMKFSTREEIRNSRVLTKQAFEGETPISRSKVRVTDKHIPGHEKGQNIRVRIYEPVMPVKTISPGLYWIHGGGYLSGTPEMNDELCERFVLEAGCVVISVAYRLAPEHPYPAGVEDCYAGLKWVAGHAAELGIDEERIGVAGHSAGGGLTAAVSLMARDRGGPEIAFQMPLCPMLDYRNTTVSSREITDTRVWNYYSNEAAWKAYLGDQTEDVPAYASPVQAEDFSGLPPTYTMVGSADPFRDETIEYISRLSQAGVQAEFHLYPGCFHGFEGIAPQAEVSQRAIRGYVNALKRSL, encoded by the coding sequence ATGAAAGAAAAAATTAGGAACGAATTGCGGGCGGTACTGGATGGGCTGCCGGAAATGAAATTTTCCACCCGGGAGGAAATCAGAAACAGCCGTGTATTAACAAAGCAGGCATTTGAGGGGGAAACTCCTATCAGCCGCAGCAAAGTAAGGGTTACGGATAAACATATCCCCGGTCATGAAAAGGGACAGAATATACGGGTTCGCATATATGAGCCGGTCATGCCGGTGAAAACAATCTCCCCAGGCTTATACTGGATTCATGGAGGCGGATATTTGAGCGGTACGCCGGAAATGAATGATGAGCTGTGCGAGAGGTTTGTGCTTGAAGCAGGGTGTGTGGTTATCTCTGTAGCCTACCGGCTCGCCCCGGAGCACCCTTATCCGGCGGGGGTGGAGGACTGCTATGCTGGCCTTAAGTGGGTGGCCGGGCACGCCGCGGAGCTCGGCATAGATGAAGAGCGTATCGGAGTAGCCGGGCATAGTGCCGGCGGTGGATTGACAGCGGCTGTATCCCTGATGGCAAGAGACAGGGGCGGCCCGGAAATAGCTTTTCAAATGCCTCTCTGTCCGATGCTGGACTATAGAAATACTACTGTTTCAAGCCGGGAAATTACGGACACGAGAGTATGGAATTACTACTCCAATGAGGCAGCATGGAAAGCCTATCTCGGTGATCAGACTGAAGATGTTCCTGCCTATGCTTCTCCAGTTCAAGCAGAGGATTTTTCCGGTCTCCCGCCCACTTACACTATGGTGGGCAGTGCGGACCCTTTTCGGGATGAAACGATAGAATATATTTCACGATTAAGCCAGGCCGGAGTGCAGGCAGAGTTCCATCTGTATCCGGGATGCTTCCACGGCTTTGAAGGTATTGCGCCGCAGGCAGAGGTCAGCCAGCGGGCAATCAGAGGATATGTAAATGCTTTAAAGAGAAGCCTGTAG
- a CDS encoding BCCT family transporter codes for MSEQNNNQQSKLKLIDYRIFVPALLIIIAICIPLALYETRSMEVLNGIFDTIVEVFTWGYLWYGLILLAAGLYFSFSKYGKVVLGDPLEKPRFSLFEYASILIAMGLGSTIMRTGMVQWTSVASDPPTGVEAGSTQALMWGNSYSMFLWSFQTFAIFVMAAPAMAYILHVRKRPLMRISEACRVLFGDRFTDGLGGKFLDVIFLISILAGAAVTLGLGSPIITNNLAELLGIEISFGLTLIVTLVWVFMFSLSAYLGIEKGIKRLSTFNMYLAGIFALFIMLAGPGIFILNYFTGSLGFLMTNYINISFYTEALSSGEASYIKSNTVFWFAYNATWAMLHSVFAAKISQGRTVKEMIMTYLAAPTIISWVATGVLGGLGVDRFLNGNLNVLNIVENQGSIAAIPQILTTLPLSGLALVIFMVVALIFLTTTLDSTTYTISAYASTEDMSKNEPSKFLRIVVAAIITTLALILMRIGGLPPLEVLSGLMGLPIIIIQFLTIAAAKKMMDQDKAWIHNVRE; via the coding sequence ATGAGTGAACAGAATAACAATCAGCAGTCAAAATTAAAGCTGATTGATTATCGGATTTTTGTACCGGCACTTTTAATCATTATTGCAATCTGTATACCGCTTGCTTTGTACGAGACACGAAGCATGGAGGTTTTAAATGGAATTTTTGATACCATTGTGGAAGTATTTACATGGGGCTACCTTTGGTATGGTTTAATACTTCTTGCTGCCGGACTTTATTTCTCTTTTTCCAAATACGGAAAAGTTGTATTGGGGGATCCGTTGGAAAAACCGCGTTTTTCACTATTTGAATACGCGTCGATTTTAATTGCTATGGGGCTCGGCTCCACTATTATGCGTACCGGAATGGTGCAGTGGACCTCCGTAGCAAGCGACCCGCCAACTGGCGTCGAAGCCGGTTCCACACAGGCACTGATGTGGGGGAACTCCTACAGTATGTTTCTCTGGAGCTTTCAAACATTTGCTATTTTCGTTATGGCGGCGCCAGCGATGGCCTACATTCTTCATGTGCGCAAACGTCCGTTAATGCGTATTTCTGAAGCATGCCGCGTCCTGTTTGGTGATCGGTTTACCGATGGCCTTGGCGGTAAATTTTTAGATGTTATTTTCCTGATCAGCATTCTTGCAGGTGCTGCCGTAACGCTCGGGCTCGGTTCCCCGATCATTACCAACAACCTCGCAGAGCTGCTTGGAATCGAAATAAGCTTTGGCCTTACACTGATCGTAACACTCGTCTGGGTGTTCATGTTTTCTCTAAGCGCCTATCTCGGGATCGAAAAGGGGATCAAACGCCTTAGTACGTTTAACATGTACCTGGCGGGGATATTTGCTCTGTTTATTATGCTGGCAGGCCCGGGAATATTTATTTTGAATTATTTCACCGGCAGCCTCGGATTTCTTATGACTAACTATATTAACATTTCCTTTTACACTGAAGCTCTTTCCTCCGGAGAGGCCAGCTATATAAAGAGTAACACCGTATTCTGGTTTGCTTACAACGCCACCTGGGCAATGCTGCACAGCGTATTTGCCGCAAAGATCTCTCAGGGGCGTACCGTTAAAGAAATGATCATGACGTATCTCGCTGCACCAACGATTATCTCCTGGGTAGCTACGGGAGTTCTCGGCGGCCTCGGTGTAGACAGGTTTTTAAATGGCAACCTCAACGTGCTTAACATCGTGGAAAATCAGGGCAGTATAGCAGCTATACCGCAAATTTTAACTACGCTGCCGCTCTCTGGTCTTGCGCTTGTCATCTTTATGGTTGTCGCATTGATTTTCTTAACTACGACTCTTGATTCTACGACGTATACTATCTCAGCGTATGCAAGCACGGAAGACATGAGTAAAAATGAGCCTTCTAAATTCCTTCGTATTGTGGTCGCTGCCATCATTACCACACTTGCTTTAATCTTAATGAGAATTGGAGGCCTTCCTCCGCTTGAAGTTCTTTCAGGCCTCATGGGGCTGCCAATAATTATTATACAGTTCCTTACGATTGCAGCAGCGAAGAAAATGATGGATCAGGACAAAGCATGGATTCACAACGTAAGAGAATAG
- a CDS encoding universal stress protein — MEKRYNRILVATDGSVEAEFALKKGIALAKAYDCSLGICYIIDYNHYSQARLHTTDLLQASKEKGEEIIAACKEKAENAGLTDITVFLENGSPRTTIPKDIAKRFKADLILCGASGIGTFERFIVGSVSAGIVRNAECDAWVVRNKRDIEKYNSILIAVDDSEMSANAFRAGLAMAEEEEAKAVVTHVIHTPLVSSVEKTRGNVIEIFKKNGRNLLEIYRELALKSNVPHVSFALEYGSPKMVIPKDAAEKYEADLIVSGASGVSSAERLLLGSVGESIVRRAECDVLVVRNEHI, encoded by the coding sequence ATGGAAAAAAGATACAATCGTATTTTAGTGGCAACAGATGGATCCGTGGAAGCTGAATTCGCATTGAAAAAAGGGATTGCGCTCGCCAAAGCGTATGATTGTTCATTAGGGATCTGCTACATTATCGACTACAACCATTACAGCCAGGCCCGGCTTCATACTACGGATTTATTACAGGCATCAAAGGAAAAAGGGGAAGAAATTATTGCTGCCTGCAAAGAAAAAGCCGAAAATGCAGGACTCACGGATATAACCGTGTTTTTGGAAAATGGCTCTCCGAGAACTACTATTCCGAAGGACATTGCAAAAAGGTTTAAAGCGGACTTGATTCTTTGCGGAGCTTCAGGTATAGGTACATTTGAAAGATTCATTGTTGGAAGCGTTTCCGCAGGTATTGTACGAAATGCAGAATGTGATGCCTGGGTGGTTAGGAATAAACGCGATATTGAAAAATACAACAGTATTCTGATCGCAGTAGATGACTCAGAAATGTCTGCCAACGCCTTTCGTGCCGGCCTGGCTATGGCAGAGGAGGAAGAAGCGAAGGCCGTGGTTACCCATGTTATTCATACACCGCTCGTTTCATCGGTAGAAAAAACAAGGGGCAATGTCATTGAAATATTTAAGAAAAACGGCAGGAATCTGCTTGAAATATATCGGGAGCTTGCGTTAAAAAGCAACGTTCCCCACGTTTCGTTTGCTTTGGAGTACGGTTCACCCAAAATGGTAATTCCAAAGGATGCTGCGGAAAAATATGAGGCAGACTTAATTGTCTCCGGGGCTTCCGGAGTCAGCAGTGCCGAACGGCTTCTTCTCGGAAGCGTCGGGGAAAGCATCGTCCGCAGAGCGGAATGCGACGTTCTCGTTGTCAGAAATGAACACATTTAA
- a CDS encoding VOC family protein — protein sequence MAAIKPFLMFQGNAEEALNYYESLFDEAKIVSLSRYGPHESGKEGNVMQAVLSLQGQEFICMDSNVKHDFTFTPSFSLFVNCESDQEIEYLYNHLSEGGKKLMALKDYGFSKRFAWIQDKFNISWQLNLPSD from the coding sequence ATGGCGGCAATTAAACCTTTTCTTATGTTTCAGGGGAATGCAGAGGAAGCACTCAATTATTATGAGAGCCTGTTTGATGAAGCAAAAATTGTGAGTTTAAGCAGATACGGTCCGCATGAATCCGGCAAAGAAGGAAATGTTATGCAGGCCGTACTTTCGCTGCAGGGGCAGGAATTCATATGCATGGACAGTAACGTGAAGCACGATTTTACATTCACACCCTCTTTTTCGCTTTTTGTTAACTGCGAATCCGACCAGGAGATTGAGTACCTGTATAACCATCTCTCCGAAGGCGGCAAAAAGCTGATGGCTTTAAAAGATTATGGGTTCAGTAAACGCTTCGCCTGGATCCAGGATAAATTTAATATTTCATGGCAGCTGAACCTTCCTTCTGATTAA
- a CDS encoding formate/nitrite transporter family protein, which produces MPKEQKLGAADRQYKEPPEVVQAFGENGRNHLSKEFRAQFLLAILAGSFMTFGAVFSILLATGVEAKGLYYLLSGLGFTAAYVMVFLSGAVLFTEINILLPSYLFRKPSVYFMPIARFWLATYIGNIVGALFVAAVIQLSGSLTPEFYGELQVYLSDKMKFKESGGIGWFQVVLSGILANWLIGMASFLTTAARDVTGKVVATALPVILFVAGNFQHSAANMGYFSMGVFAETEHAWYEYLLFNLIPASIGNLIGGALLVSLLFLFAYREELRDGEGIE; this is translated from the coding sequence ATGCCGAAGGAACAAAAGCTCGGGGCCGCCGACCGGCAGTATAAAGAACCACCCGAGGTGGTACAGGCATTTGGGGAAAATGGACGTAACCACTTAAGCAAGGAATTCAGAGCGCAGTTTCTGCTGGCGATCCTGGCAGGGTCATTTATGACCTTCGGGGCGGTTTTTTCGATTCTTCTTGCAACGGGCGTAGAAGCGAAAGGGCTGTATTACCTGCTCTCAGGGCTTGGTTTTACTGCGGCTTATGTCATGGTGTTTTTATCCGGCGCTGTGTTATTTACGGAAATCAATATTCTGCTGCCGAGTTATTTATTTCGAAAGCCGAGTGTCTATTTTATGCCGATTGCAAGGTTCTGGCTTGCTACTTACATCGGCAATATCGTCGGTGCGTTATTCGTTGCAGCAGTCATTCAGCTTTCCGGATCCTTGACGCCGGAATTTTACGGAGAGCTGCAGGTGTATTTATCGGACAAAATGAAATTTAAAGAATCGGGCGGAATCGGTTGGTTCCAGGTTGTTTTATCCGGTATTCTGGCTAACTGGTTAATTGGCATGGCATCGTTTCTTACAACGGCTGCGAGAGATGTTACAGGAAAAGTAGTGGCAACTGCGCTTCCAGTTATTTTATTTGTGGCTGGTAATTTCCAGCACAGTGCTGCGAACATGGGCTATTTCAGCATGGGAGTATTTGCAGAGACTGAGCATGCCTGGTATGAATACCTGTTATTTAATTTGATTCCCGCAAGTATTGGGAATTTGATTGGCGGCGCCCTCCTTGTTTCTCTGCTGTTCTTATTTGCCTATCGGGAAGAGCTTCGCGATGGTGAAGGCATTGAATAG
- a CDS encoding galactitol-1-phosphate 5-dehydrogenase: MKSLKLYGQQDLRFEEASKPVIENADDVIIKVKAAGLCGSDISRYKKLGPYVEGMIFGHEFAGEVAETGHGVSHVQKGDRVAGCPTFRCGKCLSCQKGEPSRCENLTVIGARHPGSYAEYVKLPAENVLPLPEQVDYNTAALVEPAAVVAHGFYRTSIQPGAEVAVMGCGSIGLLAVQWAKIFGAKKVYAIDIDDVKLQTAREVGADVLINSSQRPAHEQIEEHTGGYGVDLAVESAGAPATSAQVLALPKKGGEVVFMGIPYADITIERFYFERIVRNELRILGSWNAVSSPFPGKEWTSALHYMSTGQINVEPMISHTPGLSDGPETFNNLIEGRGNYVKVVFHPEK; the protein is encoded by the coding sequence ATGAAAAGTCTTAAACTATACGGACAGCAGGACCTCCGATTCGAAGAAGCTTCAAAGCCGGTAATTGAAAACGCTGATGATGTTATTATCAAGGTGAAAGCTGCAGGACTTTGCGGTTCCGACATTTCCCGCTACAAAAAGCTGGGCCCGTACGTGGAAGGCATGATTTTCGGTCATGAATTCGCAGGGGAGGTCGCAGAAACTGGACACGGAGTATCACATGTACAAAAAGGCGACCGCGTGGCTGGGTGCCCAACATTTCGGTGCGGGAAGTGTCTGAGCTGTCAAAAAGGAGAGCCGTCACGCTGTGAAAACCTGACTGTAATTGGCGCCCGCCACCCGGGGTCCTATGCAGAATACGTTAAGCTGCCGGCTGAAAATGTTCTGCCGCTGCCTGAACAGGTGGACTATAATACCGCTGCCCTTGTAGAACCCGCCGCTGTGGTAGCCCATGGGTTTTACCGCACAAGCATCCAGCCCGGGGCGGAAGTGGCCGTAATGGGATGCGGAAGTATCGGCCTTCTGGCTGTGCAGTGGGCAAAAATATTTGGTGCGAAAAAAGTGTATGCGATTGATATCGATGATGTAAAGCTGCAAACCGCGAGGGAAGTTGGCGCGGATGTATTGATCAATTCGAGTCAGCGTCCAGCCCATGAACAAATAGAGGAGCATACAGGCGGATACGGAGTGGATCTTGCAGTGGAATCTGCAGGAGCGCCTGCGACATCTGCCCAGGTGCTCGCTCTTCCAAAAAAGGGAGGAGAAGTTGTGTTTATGGGGATTCCGTACGCGGATATCACGATTGAACGTTTTTATTTTGAACGCATTGTTCGTAATGAACTGAGGATACTGGGCTCCTGGAACGCTGTATCGTCGCCGTTTCCCGGAAAAGAATGGACGTCCGCGCTGCACTATATGAGCACCGGCCAGATTAATGTTGAGCCGATGATCTCCCATACCCCTGGTCTTTCGGACGGACCGGAAACCTTCAATAATTTAATCGAAGGAAGAGGAAATTATGTGAAGGTCGTTTTTCACCCGGAAAAATAA
- a CDS encoding universal stress protein codes for MIKHYQNILTAVDSSDESMQAFRRGLSLARKHQSQLTVAHVVEYRTLNRLVQYIPTIMETAGEQGKVLLNLYKAEAEGSGVDVQTVMETGAPKAIITKELAPEYGTDLIITGASGAGTVGRFIMGSVSTGIVRNARCDVLVVRNKDAGSDYKRIIIAIDGSKEATHAFDKGIALAMEENAAVLIAHVIDSVVLTSMEQHDTGLFIEMESYSEKMLEEYREKALNAGLEHVEAELHHGAPKVVIAEDLAKKYKADLIIVGASGLNTTERFFLGSVSEGIVHRADCDVLLARLPEQEQ; via the coding sequence ATGATCAAACATTACCAGAATATTCTCACAGCTGTTGACAGTTCGGATGAATCCATGCAGGCATTCCGCCGCGGTCTCTCACTGGCCAGAAAGCATCAAAGCCAGCTGACAGTGGCCCATGTTGTAGAGTACAGAACGCTAAACCGCCTGGTTCAGTATATACCAACTATTATGGAAACGGCGGGAGAACAGGGCAAGGTGTTGTTAAACTTATACAAAGCAGAGGCTGAAGGATCCGGGGTGGATGTCCAGACAGTAATGGAAACCGGGGCGCCAAAAGCCATTATTACCAAAGAGCTCGCTCCGGAGTATGGGACAGACCTGATTATTACCGGCGCCTCCGGGGCTGGAACAGTCGGACGATTTATTATGGGAAGTGTTTCCACCGGAATCGTACGCAACGCCAGATGCGATGTTCTCGTCGTCCGAAACAAGGATGCCGGGAGCGATTATAAGAGAATCATTATTGCTATTGACGGCTCTAAGGAAGCAACTCATGCGTTTGACAAAGGAATCGCCCTGGCAATGGAAGAAAATGCAGCTGTTCTGATCGCACACGTTATCGACTCAGTCGTTCTCACCTCCATGGAACAGCATGACACCGGGCTGTTTATCGAAATGGAAAGCTATTCTGAAAAGATGCTTGAAGAATACCGGGAAAAAGCGCTGAATGCCGGCTTGGAGCATGTAGAAGCAGAGCTTCACCACGGTGCTCCCAAGGTCGTTATCGCGGAGGATTTGGCTAAAAAGTATAAAGCCGACCTCATTATTGTTGGCGCCTCCGGCCTGAATACGACAGAGCGGTTTTTCCTTGGCAGCGTTTCAGAAGGTATTGTACACCGGGCCGATTGTGACGTTTTGCTGGCCCGTCTCCCGGAACAGGAACAATAA
- a CDS encoding zinc-binding dehydrogenase has protein sequence MKALVKTDLEHGSIEVQEKQEPTPGKDQVKIKVKYAGVCGTDIHAYEGHYKVSAPVTLGHEFAGEVVEVGEGVSDFKPGDRVTSETTFYICGECRYCRAGDYNLCSWRKGLGNQYDGAFAKYLIARKASLHHLPENVDYQSAAMTEPLACTHHAVAKTEITDGDIAVVIGPGPIGLFTAQVAQSRGAKVIITGLTNDKVRLEKAKELGIDYVVNSQEEDLHEFVNSVTDGYGADIVFECSGAVPAAKQAIGLLRKKGQYAQVGIFTTPDIQFDFDKVIQKEIRVVGSRSQKPADWEPSLELMNSGLVNARAMVTHEYDITEWDKAYQKIKDGEAIKVLLTPVD, from the coding sequence AGATCAAAGTAAAGTATGCAGGTGTCTGCGGCACAGATATCCACGCCTATGAGGGTCATTACAAAGTTAGTGCGCCGGTGACGCTTGGACATGAATTTGCTGGTGAAGTCGTAGAAGTCGGAGAGGGAGTCAGCGACTTTAAGCCCGGAGACCGGGTCACCTCAGAAACGACGTTCTATATTTGCGGTGAGTGCCGGTACTGCCGGGCTGGCGACTACAACCTATGCAGCTGGCGCAAAGGGCTTGGCAATCAGTATGACGGAGCGTTTGCGAAGTACTTAATTGCCAGGAAAGCAAGCCTTCATCATCTTCCGGAAAACGTTGACTATCAGTCTGCTGCGATGACAGAGCCGCTTGCATGCACGCATCACGCGGTAGCTAAAACAGAAATCACGGACGGTGATATTGCAGTAGTTATCGGACCGGGACCAATCGGCCTGTTTACTGCTCAGGTGGCTCAGAGCCGGGGAGCTAAAGTTATTATAACTGGCCTGACAAATGATAAAGTGCGTCTGGAAAAGGCGAAGGAGCTTGGAATTGATTACGTTGTTAACTCACAGGAAGAGGATCTTCATGAATTCGTCAACAGCGTAACCGATGGGTACGGGGCAGATATCGTTTTCGAATGCTCGGGAGCTGTGCCGGCGGCCAAGCAGGCAATCGGGCTGTTACGGAAAAAAGGACAGTACGCCCAGGTAGGGATTTTTACGACACCGGATATTCAATTTGATTTTGACAAAGTGATTCAGAAAGAAATTCGTGTAGTCGGCAGCCGGAGCCAGAAGCCTGCAGACTGGGAGCCTTCGCTTGAACTGATGAACAGCGGACTTGTGAATGCAAGGGCAATGGTCACTCACGAATATGACATTACGGAGTGGGATAAAGCCTACCAAAAAATTAAAGACGGTGAAGCTATTAAAGTACTGCTTACCCCTGTGGATTAA
- the brnQ gene encoding branched-chain amino acid transport system II carrier protein — protein sequence MKKSRILFIGFMLFSLFFGAGNLIFPPFLGYSAGDHFTSAILGFLFTGVLLPILAIMAVVQVRHGLISMGSRVHPIFGLLFAVLIYLSIGALYGIPRAANVAYEIGFVPAAGIGTWWTLLLFSLIFFAVTLWLSLNPEKIVDRLGQWLTPILFVTLAALFIRAFFVFDTDPSPAASTYNSSPFIGGFLEGYLTMDALGALAFGMVIVNSLRAHGASSKRELMSGAAAATVVAGIGLSIVYVSLGWIGARMSQQEGITDGAGILEPAAAILFGSSGSFFFGLIVLLACLTTSVGLITACSEFFHSIMPRLPYKSFVVFFTVIGMLVTNLGLSLILSIAVPLLVFIYPLAIVLIILSLLGPVIGEGSLMYQLSIIFTGIFALYEGFSSIGVSVPAITSILQTSPFFEQGLGWVVPALIGAVTGYLLDRLMPSHSPQKTSFNEK from the coding sequence ATGAAAAAGTCTCGTATTCTTTTTATCGGCTTTATGCTTTTTTCGTTATTTTTTGGAGCGGGTAATTTAATTTTTCCGCCATTTCTTGGTTATTCTGCTGGGGACCATTTCACTTCTGCAATTCTTGGTTTTCTCTTTACAGGAGTGCTTCTACCCATTCTTGCCATTATGGCTGTGGTACAGGTACGACACGGACTTATCAGTATGGGGAGCAGAGTCCATCCCATCTTCGGCCTGTTGTTTGCTGTGCTGATTTATTTATCCATCGGAGCTTTATATGGTATTCCAAGGGCTGCTAACGTCGCCTATGAGATCGGTTTTGTGCCAGCAGCAGGTATAGGAACCTGGTGGACGCTTTTACTTTTTTCCTTAATCTTTTTCGCAGTTACTCTTTGGCTGAGTTTAAATCCCGAAAAAATAGTCGACCGCCTGGGTCAATGGCTGACGCCTATTCTATTCGTTACTTTAGCCGCTTTATTTATACGGGCATTTTTTGTTTTCGATACAGACCCTTCCCCGGCAGCGTCTACTTATAATAGTTCTCCTTTTATTGGAGGATTTCTTGAAGGGTATCTGACAATGGATGCTCTCGGCGCCCTTGCCTTCGGAATGGTTATTGTTAACAGTCTGCGTGCCCACGGGGCTTCTTCTAAACGTGAACTGATGTCCGGCGCCGCTGCGGCTACTGTAGTAGCTGGTATTGGTCTTTCTATAGTCTATGTTTCGCTCGGGTGGATCGGTGCCCGGATGTCGCAGCAGGAAGGGATTACTGACGGGGCCGGCATCCTTGAACCAGCTGCAGCCATTCTCTTTGGATCATCCGGCAGCTTCTTTTTTGGCTTGATTGTTCTGCTTGCGTGCTTGACTACCAGCGTCGGACTGATAACGGCATGCTCTGAATTTTTTCACAGCATAATGCCCCGCCTTCCCTATAAATCATTTGTCGTATTTTTTACAGTCATCGGGATGCTGGTCACTAATTTGGGCTTGTCTTTAATTTTAAGCATCGCAGTTCCTTTACTCGTATTTATTTACCCGCTTGCTATTGTGCTCATCATACTTTCGCTACTCGGTCCTGTTATTGGTGAAGGCTCTCTAATGTATCAGCTCTCGATTATATTTACTGGGATCTTTGCGCTTTACGAAGGATTCTCAAGCATAGGTGTCTCTGTCCCGGCTATCACAAGCATTCTTCAGACCTCGCCGTTTTTTGAGCAGGGACTTGGCTGGGTCGTGCCTGCGCTTATCGGGGCAGTCACCGGGTATCTTCTCGACAGGCTGATGCCTTCCCACTCCCCGCAAAAAACTTCCTTTAACGAAAAGTAA
- a CDS encoding iron-containing alcohol dehydrogenase translates to MSRFTIPRDIYFEDNALEVLRTFEGKKATLVIGGGSVKKNGNLTRIQEHLAAADIETEVLEGYNTEPTAKMVKEGAEEMRSFAPDWIIGIGGGSAMDAAKAMWLFYEHPELSFEDATKPFELPRLRQKAKFAGIPTTSGSGSEVSNLSVVADEKTNVKYPLADFGLTPDIAIIDPVMVEDLPKHIAAYTGMDAFTHTIESYVAKPRTLYTNILALGGAEVIKDNLKASYNGDHEAGKQMHSIQAMAGMAFANAVLGNVHSLAHKSGPTFDIPHGYANAIYLPYVIEFNRAVVEDRYAEIARRLHLNGETDEELTDSLVEYIFELNKDLGLAVTLEEFGVPEKDFEEHLDTMAQNALSDPCTGTNPRETSFEQMKNLFKASYYGKEALVKG, encoded by the coding sequence ATGAGCAGATTTACGATTCCAAGAGACATCTATTTTGAAGATAACGCGCTTGAAGTACTGCGCACGTTTGAAGGAAAAAAAGCCACGCTCGTTATTGGCGGCGGCTCTGTGAAAAAGAATGGTAATTTAACCCGCATTCAGGAGCATCTTGCTGCAGCAGATATTGAAACTGAAGTTCTTGAAGGATACAATACAGAGCCAACCGCAAAAATGGTCAAAGAAGGAGCAGAGGAGATGCGTTCCTTTGCACCTGACTGGATTATAGGTATCGGAGGTGGCTCTGCGATGGACGCCGCTAAGGCGATGTGGCTCTTTTACGAGCATCCGGAACTTTCCTTTGAGGATGCGACGAAGCCTTTTGAACTGCCGCGTCTTCGTCAAAAGGCGAAATTTGCCGGTATTCCTACGACAAGCGGAAGCGGTTCTGAAGTTTCCAACCTTTCAGTAGTAGCAGACGAAAAAACAAACGTTAAATATCCGCTTGCAGACTTTGGCCTGACGCCGGACATTGCTATTATTGACCCGGTGATGGTAGAAGACCTGCCGAAGCATATTGCCGCATACACCGGTATGGACGCCTTTACCCATACTATCGAATCCTACGTAGCCAAGCCACGGACATTATATACTAATATTCTTGCTCTTGGCGGCGCCGAAGTGATTAAAGATAATTTGAAAGCATCGTATAATGGCGATCATGAAGCCGGAAAGCAGATGCACAGCATTCAGGCGATGGCAGGGATGGCTTTTGCGAATGCGGTGCTTGGCAATGTGCACAGCCTTGCTCATAAAAGTGGTCCTACATTCGATATTCCGCACGGTTATGCGAATGCGATTTATCTCCCGTATGTCATTGAGTTCAACCGTGCAGTGGTAGAGGACCGGTATGCAGAAATTGCACGTCGCCTGCATTTGAATGGAGAGACAGACGAGGAATTGACAGATTCGCTTGTAGAGTATATCTTTGAACTCAATAAAGATTTAGGATTGGCTGTTACGCTTGAAGAATTCGGTGTACCAGAAAAAGATTTTGAAGAGCATCTGGATACAATGGCTCAAAATGCACTAAGCGACCCATGTACCGGCACCAACCCGCGTGAAACATCCTTCGAACAGATGAAGAACTTGTTCAAGGCTTCGTATTACGGAAAAGAAGCTCTGGTAAAAGGCTGA